One part of the Kryptolebias marmoratus isolate JLee-2015 linkage group LG2, ASM164957v2, whole genome shotgun sequence genome encodes these proteins:
- the dusp14 gene encoding dual specificity protein phosphatase 14, with the protein MGSRSQGFFHSHHQHHRSSMVPATVPRLLPESGSLLGGIAQITPNLFLSRGNVASNRSLLLSKGITCVVNATIELPNFNWPHMEYVKVPLADMPHSPISLYFDSVADKIHSVGRKRGAVLVHCAAGVSRSASLCLAYLMKYHRVSLAEAHAWVKARRPVIRPNGGFWRQLIEYERKLFGRNSVKMVQTPYGVIPDVYERDRRTLAPYWGL; encoded by the coding sequence ATGGGTTCTCGCAGCCAAGGCTTTTTCCACAGccaccaccagcaccaccgCAGCTCCATGGTGCCCGCCACGGTGCCGCGGCTGCTGCCCGAGAGCGGCAGCCTGCTGGGAGGCATCGCTCAGATCACGCCCAACCTCTTCCTCAGCCGCGGGAACGTGGCGTCCAACCGCAGCCTGCTGCTGTCCAAAGGCATCACCTGCGTGGTCAACGCCACCATCGAGCTGCCCAACTTCAACTGGCCTCACATGGAGTACGTCAAGGTCCCGCTGGCCGACATGCCCCACTCCCCCATCTCCCTGTACTTCGACAGCGTGGCCGACAAGATCCACAGCGTGGGCCGCAAGCGCGGGGCCGTCCTGGTGCACTGCGCGGCCGGCGTGAGCCGCTCGGCCTCGCTGTGCCTGGCGTACCTCATGAAGTACCATCGCGTGTCCCTGGCCGAGGCTCACGCCTGGGTCAAGGCCCGCCGTCCCGTCATCCGGCCCAACGGAGGCTTCTGGCGCCAGCTGATCGAGTACGAGAGGAAGCTGTTCGGCAGGAACTCTGTTAAGATGGTGCAGACGCCCTACGGGGTCATTCCTGACGTTTACGAGCGGGACCGCAGAACCCTCGCTCCGTACTGGGGCCTGTGA